In Spirosoma aureum, a single genomic region encodes these proteins:
- a CDS encoding ArsR/SmtB family transcription factor: MKQYQHPTAEQITLTGVLHALSDPVRLNFIQCLAKLTSESPCGAIPSPVAKSTMSHHLRVLREAGIVHIRTEGTQSLTSLRLHELEAKFPGLLDSVLKAANETSPLTETEK, translated from the coding sequence ATGAAACAGTACCAGCACCCCACCGCCGAACAGATTACCCTGACCGGTGTGCTGCACGCTCTGAGTGATCCGGTGCGGCTGAACTTTATACAATGCTTAGCTAAACTAACGAGCGAGTCGCCCTGTGGGGCTATTCCGTCGCCCGTTGCCAAATCGACCATGTCGCATCACCTGCGCGTGTTGCGAGAGGCTGGTATTGTTCATATCCGAACCGAAGGCACCCAGAGTTTAACCTCCTTGCGGCTGCACGAACTGGAAGCAAAATTTCCGGGTCTGCTGGATTCGGTCCTGAAAGCTGCCAACGAAACGAGCCCCCTTACAGAAACAGAAAAGTAG